The Drosophila biarmipes strain raj3 chromosome 2L, RU_DBia_V1.1, whole genome shotgun sequence genome has a window encoding:
- the LOC108033270 gene encoding odorant receptor 67a-like, translating to MAMLFTHSLSAIVTYAFQRLWLQSLDAKQSLPFFNYALWEWRGSWIFYITYLSQSASGYTATCGNMSCDLMIFGMVFQVTMFFDRLSRALREFRIRGHSELHGASKDTEELRSLVAYHIKILGLPDLMNAVFGVPLLLNFLASSWLVCLLGFQLTLAFSPEHFCKQVLLLVSALVEIYLLCSFSQMLINASENVRLAVYEMNWTEFGPRLRKMLILLSVGAQKPICLNGTVILNVSIETMSIFLRVSYKFFCAVRMMYK from the exons ATGGCTATGCTATTTACACACAGCCTGTCGGCCATTGTCACATACGCCTTTCAAAGATTGTGGCTCCAGTCGCTGGACGCAAAGCAGTCATTGCCCTTCTTCAACTACGCTCTTTGGGAGTGGCGAGGATCGTGGATATTCTACATCACCTACCTTTCGCAGTCGGCATCCGGCTACACCGCCACCTGCGGAAACATGTCTTGCGACCTCATGATCTTTGGCATGGTCTTTCAGGTCACCATGTTCTTCGATAGGCTCTCCAGGGCGCTCAGGGAGTTCAGGATCCGGGGACACAGCGAGCTTCATGGAGCGAGCAAGGACACGGAAGAGCTGCGATCCCTGGTTGCCTATCACATTAAAATACTCGG ACTTCCCGATCTCATGAATGCGGTCTTTGGTGTTCCTTTGCTGCTCAACTTTCTGGCCTCCTCGTGGCTAGTTTGCCTTTTGGGATTTCAGCTGACCCTGGCATTCAGCCCCGAGCATTTCTGCAAGCAGGTGTTGCTCCTAGTTTCCGCACTTGTCGAGATATATCTTCTTTGCTCCTTCAGTCAAATGCTGATCAACGCG AGTGAAAACGTAAGACTCGCAGTTTACGAAATGAACTGGACGGAGTTCGGCCCACGGCTCCGAAAAATGCTGATCCTCCTGTCTGTGGGGGCTCAAAAGCCCATATGTCTGAATGGCACAGTGATCCTAAACGTGTCAATTGAAACTATGAGCATT TTCCTGCGCGTGTCGTATAAGTTCTTCTGCGCTGTTCGAATGATGTATAAGTAA